The following coding sequences lie in one Cannabis sativa cultivar Pink pepper isolate KNU-18-1 chromosome 5, ASM2916894v1, whole genome shotgun sequence genomic window:
- the LOC115716496 gene encoding phosphatidylserine decarboxylase proenzyme 1, mitochondrial: protein MKFRVSHRVPVFPNSTHLSSLHDNQRRHFSSFIRKLRGQAVAQAQASFNGGSGSSKGDSFLVPGATVATLLMLGALHARRMYDDKKVEEERGKGIESEFQPDLKATFLRFLPLRSMSRCWGYLTSVEIPVWLRPYIYRAWARAFHSNLEEAASPLDEYASLRDFFIRTLKEGCRPIDSDPHCLVSPVDGTILRFGELKGPGAMIEQVKGFSYSVSSLLGASSFLPMVAEGQMEEDEEEPEKTSVSKSKKSWWRISLASPKVWDPVLSRPMRGLFYCVIYLKPGDYHRIHSPVDWKILIRRHFSGNLFPVNERATRTIRNLYVENERVVLEGLWQEGFMAIAAVGATNIGSIELVIEPKFRTNLQRKRLAHSEPPEERLYDPEGVGIMLRKGDEVGAFNMGSTVVMVFQAPVKKTVDSLSEFKFSVKRGDKIRVGEALGGWQEQ from the exons ATGAAATTTAGGGTTTCGCACAGAGTTCCAGTCTTCCCTAACTCTACTCACCTCAGTTCCCTCCATGATAACCAGCGTCGTCATTTCTCTTCGTTTATTAGAAAGCTCCGAGGTCAAGCAGTTGCTCAAGCCCAAGCTTCTTTTAATGGCGGAAGTGGCAGTTCTAAAG GTGACTCTTTTTTGGTGCCTGGTGCAACTGTGGCTACCTTACTTATGCTTGGTGCTCTTCATGCCCGTCGAATGTATGACGACAAGAAG GTTGAGGAGGAACGGGGAAAAGGGATTGAATCTGAGTTCCAACCTGATTTAAAG GctacttttctaagatttcTACCTCTGCGCTCCATGTCTAGATGTTGGGGATATTTGACTAGTGTG GAAATACCTGTTTGGCTACGCCCATACATTTATAGAGCTTGGGCACGGGCTTTTCACTCAA ACTTAGAAGAAGCAGCTTCGCCTCTGGATGAATATGCTTCCTTACGAGATTTCTTTATTCGCACACTCAAAGAAGGTTGCAGGCCTATTGACTCTGATCCACATTGTCTG GTTAGTCCTGTTGATGGTACTATCTTAAGGTTTGGAGAGTTAAAAGGACCCGGGGCTATGATTGAGCAAGTCAAAGGGTTTTCTTATTCCGTTTCCTCTCTTCTTGGTGCAAGCTCATTCCTTCCTATGGTTGCCGAAGGGCAAATGGAGGAAGATGAAGAGGAACCAGAAAAAACTTCTGTTAGTAAGAGTAAGAAGTCATGGTGGAGAATTTCATTGGCTTCTCCCAAAGTCTGGGACCCTGTGCTATCACG TCCGATGAGAGGtcttttttactgtgtaataTACTTGAAGCCTGGAGACTATCATAGGATACACTCCCCAGTTGATTGGAAAATTCTTATTCGCCGACATTTTTCAG GCAATTTATTTCCTGTTAATGAACGTGCCACAAGAACAATCAGAAACCTTTATGTTGAGAATGAAAGG GTTGTGCTTGAAGGTCTATGGCAGGAAGGGTTTATGGCAATTGCTGCTGTAGGTGCGACAAATATTGGATCAATTgag CTTGTAATAGAACCAAAATTCCGGACAAACCTGCAAAGAAAAAGATTAGCACATTCAGAGCCTCCAGAAGAACGGCTATATGACCCTGAAGGTGTTGGTATAATGCTCAGAAAAGGGGATGAG GTAGGTGCTTTTAACATGGGATCAACAGTGGTGATGGTGTTCCAGGCTCCAGTTAAGAAGACTGTTGATTCTTTATCTGAATTTAAGTTCTCTGTCAAACGCGGAGATAAAATTCGTGTTGGAGAAGCCTTGGGTGGGTGGCAGGAACAATAG
- the LOC115718153 gene encoding pentatricopeptide repeat-containing protein At5g48910, with amino-acid sequence MRHLYQIQAQVTTNPIPSMDPNLIAVKLIGVCASRASVRHGTLIFTHYLSSPNIFAYNAILKAFAQHNDWLSTLRYFNAQLVLPSAPDPDEYTFTSVLKACAGLAQEDEGRKVHCLVTKYGCHSNIFVRNSLVDLYFKVGCFEIAHNLFDEMTVRDVVSWNTLIFGLCLSGQVDKAQAVFDGMVERSLVSWSTMISGYAKVGDLKEARRLFEEMPERNVVSWNAMIAGYAQNEKYSDAVELFRRMQQVKGLAPNDVTLVSVLSACAHLGALDLGKWIDRFIRRRGIELGLFLGNALADMYAKCGCIEEAKGVFDKMHERDVISWSIIITGLAMNGHANEAFECFDKMVEHGVRPNDITFMGLLTACTHVGLVEKGLKYFDTMDHTYGIIPKIEHYGCVVDLLSRAGRLDEAEKLINSMPVEPNVIVWGALLGGCRIYKDIERGERVVHRILELESDHSGSYVYLANMYASLGRLDDAAKCRLRMRNNGVMKMPGCSWIEVDNVVYEFFMGDLSHPQSDKIFYMIRELRWKMKLAGYKPRTDLVVHNIDEEEKEDALSVHSEKLAIAFGLISTPEGTTIRIVKNLRVCNDCHDAIKIISRIANREIVVRDRSRFHHFRDGRCSCNDYW; translated from the coding sequence ATGCGCCACCTGTACCAAATCCAAGCTCAAGTCACTACCAACCCGATCCCCTCTATGGACCCGAACCTCATTGCCGTCAAACTCATCGGCGTCTGCGCTTCACGCGCTAGTGTCCGCCATGGCACGCTTATCTTCACCCACTACCTCTCCAGCCCCAACATCTTCGCCTACAACGCTATTCTCAAGGCATTCGCTCAACACAATGACTGGCTCAGCACTTTGCGTTACTTTAATGCCCAGCTGGTTCTGCCTAGCGCACCTGACCCGGATGAATATACTTTCACTTCGGTGCTTAAGGCTTGCGCCGGTCTCGCCCAAGAAGACGAGGGTCGGAAAGTTCATTGCTTAGTGACTAAATACGGGTGCCACTCGAACATTTTTGTTAGAAATTCGCTTGTTGATTTGTATTTTAAGGTGGGTTGTTTTGAGATTGCCCATAACCTGTTCGATGAAATGACTGTGAGAGATGTTGTGTCCTGGAATACTTTGATATTTGGGCTTTGTTTGAGTGGTCAAGTTGATAAGGCACAGGCTGTGTTTGATGGTATGGTGGAGAGGAGTTTGGTTTCTTGGTCAACGATGATAAGCGGGTACGCTAAGGTGGGTGATTTGAAGGAAGCCCGGCGGCTTTTCGAAGAGATGCCGGAGAGGAATGTTGTTTCTTGGAATGCCATGATTGCTGGGTACGCCCAGAATGAGAAGTATTCTGATGCAGTTGAGCTATTTCGACGGATGCAGCAAGTTAAAGGCTTGGCTCCAAATGACGTGACACTTGTCAGTGTGTTGTCTGCTTGTGCTCATCTTGGTGCTCTTGATTTGGGGAAATGGATTGATAGGTTCATAAGACGGAGAGGGATAGAATTGGGTCTGTTCTTAGGGAATGCATTGGCGGATATGTATGCCAAATGTGGATGCATCGAAGAAGCTAAAGGGGTTTTTGATAAGATGCATGAGAGAGATGTGATATCGTGGAGTATTATTATTACCGGATTGGCCATGAATGGCCATGCTAACGAAGCTTTCGAGTGTTTTGATAAAATGGTTGAACATGGGGTGAGGCCAAATGATATAACTTTCATGGGGTTATTGACGGCATGTACTCATGTTGGCTTAGTTGAAAAGGGCCTCAAGTATTTTGATACGATGGATCACACTTATGGAATCATTCCCAAGATTGAGCATTATGGATGTGTGGTTGATCTGCTCAGTCGTGCTGGCCGCCTTGATGAAGCAGAGAAGTTGATAAACTCAATGCCAGTAGAGCCTAATGTCATTGTTTGGGGTGCATTACTTGGTGGTTGCCGGATATACAAAGATATCGAAAGAGGAGAACGTGTTGTCCACCGGATTCTtgagctagaatcagatcacTCCGGAAGCTATGTTTATCTTGCTAATATGTATGCGTCATTAGGTAGACTGGACGATGCAGCCAAATGTAGGTTGAGAATGAGGAACAATGGAGTGATGAAAATGCCTGGTTGTAGTTGGATAGAGGTAGATAATGTAGTATACGAGTTCTTCATGGGTGACTTATCACATCCTCAATCAGATAAGATATTCTACATGATTAGAGAACTAAGGTGGAAGATGAAGCTAGCTGGGTACAAACCAAGGACAGATCTTGTGGTTCATAATATAGATGAAGAAGAGAAGGAAGATGCTTTGTCTGTTCATAGTGAAAAGCTGGCGATTGCATTCGGACTAATTAGCACTCCTGAAGGAACTACAATTCGAATTGTGAAAAACTTGCGAGTCTGTAATGATTGTCATGATGCAATAAAGATAATATCTAGAATTGCTAACAGAGAGATTGTTGTGAGAGACAGGAGCCGCTTCCATCATTTCAGAGATGGTAGATGTTCTTGTAATGATTATTGGTAG
- the LOC115716893 gene encoding uncharacterized protein LOC115716893, with translation MAANSVIKYGIIGVGMMGREHLINLHHLRTEDVAVVAIADPYIPSQHHALDLAKSYNWPLKVFTGHKELLDSGVCDVLVVSSPNMTHYEILMDIINHPKPHHVLVEKPLCTTVAHCKEIVDAAKKRKDMLVQVGLEYRYMPPVAKLIDIVKSKALGQVKMVAIREHRFPFLVKVNNWNRFNINTGGTLVEKCCHFFDLMRLFAGANPIRVMASGSIDVNHKDERYDGKVPDIIDNAYVIVEFDNGCRGMLDLCMFAEGSKNEQEISVVGDIGKGEAFVPESIVNFGTRAAGRAGVESSKAEDDRIKYDGLHHGSSYLEHLNFLYAIRAKGEKAPAVDLEDGLISVAIGAAAQLSIEKGRFVTIKEVMNYE, from the exons atggctgctaATTCTGTTATCAAGTATGGAATCATAGGGGTAGGCATGATGGGGCGTGAGCACCTCATCAATTTACACCATCTTCGAACTGAAGATGTTGCCGTTGTAGCTATAGCTGATCCATATATTCCTTCTCAACACCATGCTCTAGACTTAGCTAAGTCTTACAATTGGCCTTTAAAG GTTTTTACAGGACACAAGGAGCTACTAGACAGTGGAGTGTGTGATGTGCTGGTTGTGTCAAGTCCAAACATGACCCATTATGAAATTTTAATGGACATAATTAACCATCCCAAACCTCAtcatgtactggtggagaaaccCCTTTGCACTACTGTTGCTCACTGCAAAGAG ATTGTAGATGCTGCTAAAAAGAGGAAGGATATGCTGGTGCAAGTTGGATTGGAATACAGATACATGCCACCAGTCGCTAAGTTGATAGACATAGTCAAGAGCAAAGCTCTTGGACAAGTTAAAATGGTGGCTATTAGAGAACATCGGTTTCCTTTCTTAGTAAAG GTCAACAATTGGAACCGATTCAATATTAATACAGGAGGGACCCTTGTTGAGAAGTGTTGTCACTTCTTTGATCTGATGAGGCTCTTTGCAGGAGCAAATCCTATTCGTGTCATGGCTTCTGGCTCTATTGATGTTAATCACAAGGATGAAAGATATGATGGAAAG GTGCCAGATATAATCGACAACGCCTACGTTATTGTTGAATTTGATAACGGTTGTCGTGGAATGCTGGACCTTTGCATGTTTGCTGAAGGGAGTAAAAATGAGCAAGAAATATCTGTTGTTGGTGACATTGGGAAg GGAGAGGCCTTTGTTCCTGAAAGCATTGTCAATTTCGGGACTCGAGCAGCAGGAAGAGCTGGTGTTGAATCTTCAAAAGCTGAGGACGATCGAATCAA ATATGATGGACTTCACCATGGTTCTAGCTATTTAGAACATTTGAATTTCTTGTACGCAATAAGAGCAAAAGGTGAAAAAGCTCCAGCTGTGGATTTGGAAGATGGGTTAATCTCAGTTGCCATAGGAGCTGCAGCACAACTTTCAATAGAGAAAGGTCGATTTGTTACCATTAAGGAAGTAATGAACTATGAATAG